The Euphorbia lathyris chromosome 3, ddEupLath1.1, whole genome shotgun sequence genome contains a region encoding:
- the LOC136221547 gene encoding mitochondrial import inner membrane translocase subunit PAM16 like 2, translating to MAAKILANLIVMGSGIVARAFIQAYRQALTNAAKSGVANETVQNTFRRSKVMTEQEARQILGVTEETSWEEILKKYDRLFENNAKNGSFYIQSKVHRAKECLEATQSKSEGTPS from the exons ATG GCGGCTAAGATTCTTGCCAATTTAATCGTGATGGGCTCTGGTATTGTAGCACGAGCTTTTATTCAAGCCTATCGTCAAGCACTAACAA ATGCTGCAAAATCTGGTGTTGCTAACGAGACAGTTCAAAACACATTCCGCAGAAGCAAAGTAATGACAGAGCAAGAGGCTAGGCAGATCCTTGGAGTAACAGAGGAAACAAGTTGGGAGGAGATACTGAAG AAATACGACAGACTATTTGAGAATAACGCCAAGAATGGTAGCTTTTACATTCAGTCAAAGGTACACCGGGCTAAGGAATGTTTGGAAGCTACACAAAGCAAAAGCGAGGGAACTCCTAGTTGA
- the LOC136223623 gene encoding flavonol 3-sulfotransferase-like — translation MKLGFVVYGIINFLIMEVKSVENDNCEIEETTKEKIERFPREKDWIRDINLFKYQGFWYPESFLEGIMSAQQKFEARSTDILVASSLKTGTTWLKALTFTIATRSTFLDISTSPLLQKLPHDCIPFLEIDLANSMDSSNPNPDNHIPLIATHIPYNSLPKSAVDSGCKIVYIWRDPKDVFVSLWYFFEKIQKSNKSEPPIPLEEALELFCRGISLYGPYWEHVLSYWKVKVEFPERILFLKYEEMKKETRFYVMKLAEFMGYPFSVEEEENGVVEKIIKMCSFENLSELEVNKNGSHRENTNIAMKNNVYFRKGKVGDWENELTPQMAARLDTVTNHKFRASGLLLSEVI, via the coding sequence ATGAAACTTGGGTTTGTTGTATATGGTATCATAAATTTTCTAATTATGGAAGTGAAGAGTGTAGAAAATGATAATTGTGAGATTGAGGAGActacaaaagaaaaaatagaaaggTTTCCAAGAGAGAAAGATTGGATTAGAGATATTAATCTGTTCAAGTACCAAGGTTTTTGGTACCCAGAATCATTCTTGGAAGGAATAATGTCAGCTCAACAAAAGTTTGAAGCAAGATCCACAGATATATTAGTGGCTAGCTCTTTGAAAACAGGTACAACCTGGCTTAAAGCTCTCACTTTTACCATTGCTACAAGATCTACCTTTCTTGATATTTCCACTAGCCCTTTACTCCAAAAGCTTCCCCATGATTGCATTCCTTTCTTGGAGATCGATCTTGCAAATTCAATGGATTCTAGTAACCCTAATCCTGATAATCATATTCCACTTATTGCCACTCACATTCCTTACAATTCTTTACCAAAATCTGCTGTTGATTCTGGCTGTAAAATTGTATACATATGGAGGGATCCAAAGGATGTTTTCGTTTctctgtggtatttttttgaaaagattCAGAAATCCAACAAGTCTGAACCTCCTATTCCTCTAGAAGAGGCTTTGGAGCTTTTCTGCAGAGGAATTTCCCTTTATGGACCTTATTGGGAACATGTGTTATCTTACTGGAAAGTGAAGGTTGAGTTTCCAGAGAGGATATTGTTCCTGAAATATGAAGAAATGAAGAAGGAAACAAGGTTTTATGTGATGAAGTTAGCAGAATTCATGGGGTATCCTTTTAGtgtggaggaagaagaaaatggagTTGTGGAGAAGATCATAAAAATGTGTAGCTTTGAGAATCTGAGTGAGCTTGAGGTAAATAAAAATGGAAGTCATAGGGAAAATACAAATATAgctatgaaaaataatgtttatttCAGGAAAGGAAAGGTTGGAGATTGGGAGAATGAGTTGACACCTCAAATGGCTGCTCGTTTAGATACAGTAACCAATCATAAATTTAGAGCTTCGGGTTTGCTTCTGTCGGAGGTTATATGA